Proteins encoded by one window of Polaribacter haliotis:
- a CDS encoding cysteine desulfurase family protein produces the protein MKTVYLDNAATTPIAKEVIEVMQTSMAENFGNPSSTHQFGRKAKSAVETARKTIAKHFNVTASEIVFTSSGTEADNLILQNAVLNLGVTRIISSKIEHHAVLHTCEYLQKTNNISLEFVNVDEFGTIDLTDLERILKSTKEKTLVSLMLINNEIGNVLPVEEVGNLCKSNNALFHTDAVQAVGHYNLDLQKLNLDFLVASAHKFHGPKGVGFAFFRKGFGILPMLHGGDQERGARSSTENVHAILGMSKALDVAISNLNRDKNYIESLKVYFISELKKVSENIQFNGLSSNLDKSSYTILNVRFPVKNDMLLFSLDMAGIAVSGGSACQSGSNKGSHVLSEILFNGEEDKTSIRFSFSKFTTKEDLDFTISKIKELLL, from the coding sequence ATGAAAACAGTGTATTTAGACAATGCTGCCACAACACCAATAGCCAAAGAAGTAATAGAAGTAATGCAAACTTCAATGGCAGAAAACTTTGGTAATCCTTCTTCTACACATCAATTTGGTAGAAAAGCAAAGTCTGCTGTGGAAACTGCTAGAAAAACCATTGCCAAACACTTTAATGTAACTGCCAGCGAAATTGTTTTTACTTCTAGTGGAACAGAAGCCGATAATTTAATTTTACAGAACGCTGTTTTAAATTTAGGAGTTACTCGAATTATAAGTTCGAAAATAGAGCATCATGCAGTTTTACATACCTGTGAATATTTACAGAAAACAAATAATATTTCTTTAGAATTTGTAAATGTTGATGAGTTTGGAACTATTGATTTAACAGATTTAGAACGTATTTTAAAATCTACAAAAGAAAAAACATTGGTTAGTTTAATGTTGATAAATAACGAAATAGGTAATGTACTTCCTGTAGAAGAAGTTGGCAATTTATGTAAATCGAATAATGCATTATTTCACACAGATGCTGTACAAGCAGTTGGACATTACAATTTAGATTTACAAAAACTAAATCTTGATTTTTTAGTTGCAAGCGCACACAAATTCCATGGGCCAAAAGGAGTTGGTTTTGCATTTTTTAGAAAAGGATTTGGCATTTTACCAATGCTTCATGGAGGAGATCAAGAAAGAGGAGCAAGGTCGAGTACAGAAAATGTGCACGCTATTTTAGGAATGAGTAAAGCCTTAGATGTTGCGATTTCTAATTTGAATAGAGACAAAAATTATATAGAAAGTTTAAAGGTTTACTTTATTTCTGAGCTTAAAAAAGTATCAGAAAATATTCAGTTTAACGGTCTTTCTTCAAATTTAGATAAAAGTAGTTACACCATTTTAAATGTTCGTTTTCCAGTGAAAAACGATATGTTGTTGTTCAGTTTAGATATGGCAGGAATTGCAGTTTCTGGAGGAAGTGCTTGCCAAAGTGGAAGTAATAAAGGGTCGCATGTTTTATCAGAAATACTATTTAATGGAGAAGAAGATAAAACCTCTATTCGTTTTTCGTTTTCTAAATTTACCACCAAAGAAGATTTAGATTTTACGATTTCAAAAATAAAGGAGTTGCTTTTATAA
- a CDS encoding Smr/MutS family protein encodes MRLEIGNKVAVLDDVLKGKVVGIAKDTISVETEDGMVFIFDKKELVRIDTEQYNLSKFSDINNPILQEKISHVKKKPTHFKKEKQEVIMEVDLHINQLIKSTRGLDNYDMMNLQLDTAKRKVEYAINKRISKIVFIHGVGEGVLKSELQSLLNRYPVKYYDASYKKYGLGATEVYIYQNVQQ; translated from the coding sequence ATGCGTTTAGAAATTGGAAATAAAGTAGCTGTTTTAGACGATGTTTTAAAAGGAAAAGTTGTTGGTATTGCTAAAGATACCATTTCTGTTGAAACAGAAGATGGTATGGTTTTTATTTTTGATAAAAAAGAATTGGTTAGAATCGATACAGAACAATACAATCTATCGAAGTTTTCCGACATTAATAACCCAATTTTACAAGAGAAAATTTCTCATGTAAAAAAGAAACCGACTCATTTTAAAAAAGAGAAACAAGAAGTAATTATGGAAGTCGATTTGCATATAAATCAGCTTATAAAATCTACCAGAGGTTTAGATAATTACGATATGATGAATCTTCAATTAGATACAGCAAAACGAAAAGTAGAATACGCAATTAACAAGCGTATTTCTAAAATTGTCTTTATTCATGGAGTTGGAGAAGGGGTTTTAAAATCGGAATTGCAATCGCTTTTAAATAGATATCCTGTAAAATATTACGATGCTTCCTATAAAAAATATGGTTTGGGCGCAACTGAAGTTTATATATATCAAAATGTACAGCAGTAA
- the ppk2 gene encoding polyphosphate kinase 2, giving the protein MEDKLTTQEVKKLNTKKGLLALLSKDPLNIERGLRYVDYQKKLKKLQVELIRLQKWAINNNERIIIVFQGRDAAGKGGAIRRLTERINPRHMRIVALSKPTEDEETQWYFQRYVEQFPKAGEIVFFDRSWYNRAVLEPVNGFCTQKEYDIFMNQVNDFERMILESGIHLVKIYMSISKKEQAKRFAEIKSNPLKQWKMTKLDERAQDLWDQYTEYKNVMFQKTNTENSPWKIIRANRKTEARVNVINHVLNSIPYDRDLEV; this is encoded by the coding sequence ATGGAAGACAAGTTAACAACACAAGAAGTAAAAAAATTAAATACAAAAAAAGGACTTTTAGCACTTTTGTCTAAAGATCCTTTAAATATTGAAAGAGGTTTACGATATGTAGATTACCAGAAGAAATTAAAAAAACTTCAAGTAGAATTAATCCGTTTACAAAAATGGGCAATTAATAATAACGAACGTATAATAATTGTTTTTCAAGGAAGAGATGCTGCAGGAAAAGGAGGAGCGATTAGAAGATTAACAGAACGTATTAATCCACGTCATATGCGAATTGTAGCGCTTTCTAAACCTACAGAAGACGAAGAAACTCAATGGTATTTCCAACGATATGTAGAGCAATTTCCAAAAGCAGGAGAAATTGTTTTTTTCGATAGAAGCTGGTACAACAGAGCTGTTTTAGAACCTGTTAACGGTTTTTGTACACAAAAAGAGTACGATATTTTTATGAATCAGGTAAACGATTTCGAAAGAATGATTTTAGAATCTGGAATTCATTTAGTTAAAATATACATGTCTATTTCTAAAAAAGAACAAGCAAAACGTTTTGCAGAAATTAAAAGTAATCCATTAAAACAATGGAAAATGACGAAGTTAGATGAGCGAGCGCAAGATTTGTGGGACCAATATACAGAATACAAAAATGTAATGTTTCAAAAAACAAATACAGAAAATTCGCCTTGGAAAATTATTAGAGCAAATAGAAAAACAGAAGCCAGAGTAAACGTTATAAATCACGTTTTAAATAGCATTCCTTACGATAGAGATTTAGAAGTTTAA
- the ppk2 gene encoding polyphosphate kinase 2 — MKKGLTAEDFENTVTNKELLSLIESKSELYNKVSKTLSYTEELRLLQIELVKLQRWISKENKRVAVIFEGRDAAGKGGNIRRFMEHLNPRSSRLVALNKPTEVEKGQWYFQRYIKELPNPGEIAFFDRSWYNRAVVEPVMGFCTEEQYKEFLVQVPEFEHMMYEDGLIIIKFWLSISKDEQLRRFEERKENPLKRWKFSPVDKQGQNLWDKYTHYKAEMFSKTHTSYSPWMMVKTNDKKVARLEAIRHVISQFDYDGKKDAKTAITPDPNVVMRFYRSNNNID, encoded by the coding sequence ATGAAGAAAGGTTTAACTGCCGAAGATTTTGAGAATACTGTTACTAATAAAGAACTATTATCGCTTATAGAAAGTAAAAGTGAATTATATAATAAGGTAAGTAAAACACTTTCCTATACAGAAGAGTTAAGATTACTTCAAATCGAATTGGTAAAGTTGCAAAGATGGATTTCCAAAGAGAATAAACGTGTAGCTGTTATTTTCGAAGGAAGAGATGCTGCTGGAAAAGGAGGTAATATTAGACGATTTATGGAGCATTTAAATCCTAGATCTAGTAGATTAGTGGCTTTAAATAAACCTACAGAAGTAGAAAAAGGACAATGGTATTTTCAAAGATATATAAAAGAACTTCCTAACCCAGGTGAGATTGCTTTTTTCGACAGAAGTTGGTACAATAGAGCAGTTGTAGAACCAGTTATGGGATTTTGTACAGAAGAACAGTATAAAGAGTTTTTAGTGCAAGTTCCAGAGTTCGAACACATGATGTACGAAGATGGTTTAATAATTATAAAATTTTGGTTATCGATATCTAAAGACGAACAATTAAGACGTTTCGAAGAACGTAAAGAAAACCCATTAAAGCGTTGGAAATTTAGCCCTGTTGATAAACAAGGGCAAAATCTGTGGGATAAATACACACATTATAAGGCAGAAATGTTTTCTAAAACCCACACATCTTACAGTCCTTGGATGATGGTGAAAACAAACGATAAAAAAGTAGCAAGATTAGAAGCGATTAGACATGTAATTTCTCAGTTTGATTATGATGGAAAAAAAGATGCAAAAACGGCCATTACACCAGATCCTAATGTAGTAATGAGATTTTATCGTTCTAATAACAATATAGATTAA
- a CDS encoding lipid A deacylase LpxR family protein has translation MKKISFILFLLTTLTICSQQKFSQEISFITENDLYTSLIDDHYYTNGMFLSYKYLSKKKKKKLEKRILEWSIGHEMYSPYKSVIASVEEHDRSFAAYLYGSFGINRIYNNNQNFKTSVQLGILGSYAYGEELQDFIHNIYGFREAVGWEYQIKNALGLNFNLEFNKHLLKDNSNHFDVSWINMANAGTVYTNISTGVYGRIGFKPLQDLANSIGFNSNINNTDTNYFREIESFLFIKPTIRYALYDATLQGSFLNKNSEVTSELVPIVFDLEIGLKFTSNRFNFGYTFNYNTNKSKGLRFDNGHKYGSINIAYLLK, from the coding sequence ATGAAAAAAATTAGCTTCATTCTCTTTCTTTTAACAACTTTAACTATTTGTTCTCAACAGAAATTTTCTCAAGAAATTAGTTTTATTACAGAAAACGATTTATATACTTCGTTAATTGACGATCACTATTATACCAATGGAATGTTTTTATCGTACAAATACCTCTCAAAAAAGAAAAAAAAAAAATTAGAAAAGCGTATTTTAGAGTGGAGTATTGGACACGAAATGTATTCACCTTACAAATCGGTTATAGCTTCAGTAGAAGAACATGATAGATCTTTTGCTGCTTATTTGTATGGAAGTTTTGGTATTAATAGAATTTATAATAATAACCAAAATTTTAAAACTTCTGTTCAATTAGGTATCCTTGGTTCTTATGCTTATGGAGAGGAATTACAGGATTTTATTCATAATATTTATGGTTTTAGGGAAGCTGTTGGTTGGGAATATCAAATAAAAAATGCTTTGGGATTAAATTTTAATCTAGAATTTAATAAGCATTTACTAAAAGACAATTCTAATCATTTCGATGTTTCTTGGATAAACATGGCAAATGCAGGAACAGTTTATACAAACATTTCTACTGGAGTTTATGGTAGAATTGGTTTTAAACCTTTACAAGATTTAGCAAATTCTATTGGTTTTAATTCTAATATTAATAATACTGACACGAATTATTTTAGAGAAATAGAATCTTTTTTATTTATAAAACCAACGATAAGATATGCACTTTATGATGCTACACTTCAAGGAAGTTTTTTAAATAAAAATAGTGAAGTTACAAGCGAACTCGTTCCTATCGTTTTTGATTTAGAAATCGGTTTAAAATTTACCTCAAATAGATTTAATTTTGGGTACACATTTAACTATAACACGAATAAATCTAAAGGGTTACGATTTGATAATGGTCATAAATATGGCTCTATAAATATTGCTTATTTGTTGAAATAG
- a CDS encoding ATP-dependent DNA helicase, with protein MIEKPSEFNKELILKFPHEPTFKQEKLLRLLSDFIFNEDKDALFLLKGYAGTGKTTTISTFVNCLSSAGKKAVLLAPTGRAAKVIALYSKRPAFTIHKKIYFPKKQSNGSVDFVLQINKHTNTIFIVDEASMIPDGKQNQNLFDSKSLLNDLISYVYSGKNCKLIFIGDTAQLPPVKLDVSPALELDTLTYDYQKNVEEIELDEVMRQHENSGILANATSLRLLLQNEGDSFQFDVNFPDIKRLEDGYDIEDAIVNAYENEGVEDTAFIVRSNKRANQYNQQIRYNIRGQENEISAGDYIMIVKNNYYWLDESSKAGFIANGDICRVLKIFSIKELYGFKFAEVEIKMIDYPDMQPFETVLLLDTLTSESPSLKYEESNKLYEAVKEDYAHEKSKYKQFLAIKKNKYFNALQVKFSYAMTCHKSQGGQWKTVFIEQPYLPDGVSKEYFRWLYTAMTRAQEKLYLIGFKDDFFIE; from the coding sequence ATGATAGAGAAACCTAGTGAATTTAATAAAGAACTTATTCTAAAATTTCCACATGAGCCTACTTTTAAGCAAGAGAAATTATTAAGACTTTTAAGCGACTTTATTTTTAATGAAGATAAAGATGCCCTATTTCTATTAAAAGGATATGCAGGAACAGGAAAAACTACTACAATAAGTACTTTTGTAAATTGTTTGTCGTCTGCAGGTAAAAAAGCGGTTTTATTAGCACCAACAGGAAGAGCTGCAAAAGTAATTGCCTTATATTCGAAAAGACCTGCGTTTACAATTCATAAAAAAATATATTTCCCAAAAAAGCAATCTAATGGTTCTGTAGATTTTGTTTTACAAATTAATAAGCACACAAATACTATTTTTATTGTAGATGAAGCCTCTATGATTCCAGATGGGAAACAGAATCAGAATTTGTTCGATTCGAAATCTTTATTAAACGATTTAATCTCTTATGTATATTCTGGTAAAAATTGTAAACTTATTTTTATCGGAGATACAGCACAGCTTCCACCAGTTAAATTAGATGTTAGCCCTGCTTTGGAGTTAGATACACTAACGTACGATTATCAAAAAAATGTAGAAGAAATAGAGTTAGACGAAGTAATGCGTCAACATGAAAACTCAGGAATTTTAGCCAATGCAACTAGTTTAAGGCTTTTATTACAAAATGAAGGAGATTCTTTTCAATTTGATGTGAATTTTCCAGACATAAAAAGATTGGAAGATGGTTATGATATTGAGGATGCTATTGTTAATGCTTACGAAAACGAAGGTGTAGAAGATACTGCATTTATAGTGCGTTCAAACAAAAGAGCCAATCAATACAACCAACAAATACGTTATAATATTAGAGGGCAAGAAAATGAAATTTCTGCTGGAGATTATATTATGATTGTAAAAAATAATTATTATTGGTTAGATGAATCGTCGAAAGCTGGTTTTATTGCAAATGGAGATATTTGCAGAGTTTTAAAAATCTTTTCTATCAAAGAGCTATATGGTTTTAAGTTTGCAGAAGTAGAAATAAAAATGATTGACTATCCTGACATGCAACCTTTCGAAACTGTGTTGCTTTTAGATACACTAACCAGTGAAAGTCCGTCTCTAAAATACGAAGAATCTAATAAGCTTTATGAAGCTGTAAAAGAAGATTACGCACATGAAAAATCGAAATACAAACAATTTTTAGCCATTAAAAAGAACAAATACTTCAACGCTTTACAAGTAAAATTCTCCTATGCTATGACTTGTCACAAATCTCAAGGTGGACAATGGAAAACCGTTTTTATAGAGCAGCCTTATTTACCAGATGGTGTTTCTAAAGAATATTTTAGATGGTTATACACTGCCATGACAAGGGCACAAGAAAAATTGTATTTAATTGGTTTTAAGGATGATTTTTTTATTGAATAG
- a CDS encoding DUF3822 family protein: MRKKNSTPILKNTKDNKLSIQFNLDGFSFSIQDSISKKDIYFCAYTFKETQATPENLLLKIDDIFKNDTHLQQDFSTVIVIHQNNLSALVPNQYFNEDKLSSYLNFNIKTLSTDFITFDEISSIDAKNVYVPYVNINNYLFNNFGEFDYKHHSSVLIDKLILRNKNESKTMYVNVSKTTFDIVVLENKKLVLYNSFAYTSKEDFLYYILFVAEQLQLDTNEFPLYLMGDIIFNSELYKITYTYIKNLNFLGSKNPIFKELNLETHTNFILLG; the protein is encoded by the coding sequence GTGAGAAAAAAGAATAGTACTCCTATTTTGAAAAACACAAAAGATAATAAATTATCCATCCAATTTAATTTGGATGGATTTTCTTTTTCTATCCAAGATAGTATATCTAAAAAGGATATTTACTTTTGTGCTTACACTTTTAAAGAAACACAAGCAACTCCAGAAAATTTATTATTAAAAATTGATGATATTTTTAAAAATGACACTCATTTACAGCAAGATTTTTCTACTGTAATCGTAATTCATCAAAATAACCTTTCTGCTTTAGTACCCAACCAATATTTTAATGAAGATAAGTTAAGTTCTTATTTAAATTTTAATATAAAAACGCTCTCAACTGATTTTATAACATTTGATGAAATTTCTTCTATAGATGCAAAAAATGTTTATGTACCTTATGTAAATATTAACAATTATTTATTTAACAATTTTGGGGAGTTCGATTATAAACATCATAGCTCTGTTCTTATAGATAAACTAATTCTACGAAACAAAAACGAGTCAAAAACTATGTATGTAAATGTTTCTAAAACAACATTCGACATTGTAGTTTTGGAAAATAAAAAACTAGTATTATACAATTCGTTTGCATATACTTCTAAAGAAGATTTTTTATATTATATTCTTTTTGTAGCAGAACAATTACAATTAGACACTAACGAATTTCCTTTATATTTAATGGGAGATATAATTTTTAATTCGGAATTATACAAAATAACCTACACTTACATTAAAAATTTGAACTTCTTAGGAAGTAAAAACCCTATTTTTAAAGAATTAAATTTAGAAACACACACGAATTTTATACTATTAGGCTAA
- a CDS encoding RsmD family RNA methyltransferase, with protein MRIISGKLKSRRLSAPKNLPVRPTTDMAKESLFNILNNTYYFDGISVIDLFAGTGNISYEFASRGTKTIYAVDAHFGCIKYINETSKALDLDINTLKSDVYKFLEKTSLKADVIFADPPYDFEEEQFLKIVNLVFEKEMLNKDGILIVEHSKHTDLSKHERHSYDKRYGGNVFSFFENETTEEE; from the coding sequence ATGAGAATTATTTCTGGAAAATTAAAATCAAGACGTTTATCTGCGCCTAAAAACTTACCTGTTAGACCCACAACAGACATGGCCAAAGAATCTTTGTTTAATATTTTAAACAATACTTATTATTTCGACGGTATTTCTGTAATCGATTTATTCGCAGGAACAGGAAATATTAGCTACGAATTTGCTTCTCGAGGAACCAAAACTATTTATGCTGTAGATGCACATTTTGGATGTATAAAATATATTAACGAAACCTCTAAAGCTCTTGATTTAGACATTAACACGTTAAAAAGTGACGTTTATAAGTTTTTAGAAAAAACTTCTTTAAAGGCAGATGTAATTTTCGCAGACCCACCTTATGATTTCGAAGAAGAACAATTTTTAAAAATTGTGAATTTAGTTTTCGAAAAAGAAATGCTAAATAAAGATGGAATTTTAATTGTAGAACATTCTAAACATACAGATTTATCTAAGCACGAAAGACATAGTTACGATAAACGTTATGGAGGAAACGTGTTTAGTTTCTTCGAAAATGAAACAACGGAAGAAGAATAA
- a CDS encoding AAA family ATPase: MSDVQAVKNLVGKYEQLQSEIGKVIIGQQEAVNFTLLSVFCGGHSLLIGVPGLAKTLLVNTVSDALGLNFKRIQFTPDLMPSDILGSEILDENRQFKFIKGPIFSNIILADEINRTPPKTQAALLEAMQERSVTISGNHYKLELPFFVLATQNPIEQEGTYPLPEAQLDRFMFSINLEYPTFNEEVQVVKNTTSSFKNKINSIFSGAEIVEIQNLIRKIPVADNVIEYAVRLVGKTRPKSPEATELVKSYLDWGAGPRASQNLILAAKAHAAVHGKFSPDIEDVKAVAIPILSHRIVKNYKAEAEGVTIQKIINSLL, from the coding sequence ATGTCAGACGTGCAAGCAGTTAAGAATTTAGTTGGTAAATATGAACAACTACAATCTGAAATTGGAAAAGTAATTATTGGACAGCAAGAAGCAGTAAATTTTACTTTGTTATCTGTTTTTTGTGGTGGACATTCTTTATTAATTGGTGTTCCAGGATTGGCAAAAACATTATTGGTAAATACGGTTTCAGATGCATTAGGTTTAAATTTTAAGAGAATTCAGTTTACACCAGATTTAATGCCTTCAGATATTTTAGGAAGTGAAATTTTAGATGAAAACAGACAGTTTAAATTTATAAAAGGCCCTATTTTTTCTAATATTATCTTAGCAGACGAAATTAATAGAACACCACCAAAAACCCAAGCAGCTTTATTAGAAGCAATGCAAGAGCGTTCTGTAACAATTTCTGGAAATCATTATAAATTAGAATTGCCTTTTTTTGTATTGGCAACTCAAAACCCAATTGAGCAAGAAGGAACATATCCTTTACCTGAAGCGCAGTTAGATAGGTTTATGTTTTCTATTAATTTAGAATACCCAACTTTTAATGAAGAAGTACAAGTTGTAAAAAATACAACCTCAAGTTTTAAAAATAAAATAAATTCTATTTTCTCTGGAGCAGAAATTGTAGAAATTCAGAATTTAATTCGTAAAATACCGGTTGCAGATAATGTAATAGAATATGCAGTTCGTTTGGTTGGTAAAACAAGACCAAAATCTCCAGAAGCTACAGAATTAGTGAAATCTTATTTAGATTGGGGTGCAGGACCAAGAGCTTCACAAAATTTAATTTTGGCAGCCAAAGCTCATGCAGCAGTTCATGGTAAGTTTTCTCCAGATATAGAAGATGTAAAAGCGGTTGCGATTCCTATTTTATCTCATAGAATTGTAAAGAATTATAAAGCGGAAGCAGAAGGGGTAACCATTCAAAAAATTATAAATTCGTTATTATAA
- a CDS encoding peptidylprolyl isomerase — protein MPHKTTILKYIKFLPIIAFLLISSQTLHAQKVKIDGVAVVVGKNIVLDSDIAKFKQEVELRSEGKITFTDCEMLEELMQQKLLSHHAVIDSVTVSDAEVNAKVDRSIQYFTQQLGSIDKVIKSYGFNDLDDLKGELYNVQKENALIEKEQLNITEKVDVTPEEVRLYYNGLKDAGELPEFTAEIELAQIVLNAEPTKEEVDRVIASLNAIKKEIQDGASFKMKAVINSEDPGVVQNGGRYPITKESNFIKEFKEMAFSLEVGEISEPFKSNFGYHLMQLHEIKGNTRVASHILMKPLIPDSKLKETQDKLEEIKQEIKDGKISFEDAVKKYSEDKDSKNNGGLILNPYTGESKFDLTRMDPAFYARVNDLKTGEITDVFYDESGNGEKMYKFILMKERTDTHTADIVNDYVKIQDLALKKKKEEIIEKWSKDKIKDTYIKISEDHAKCKFKKNWKKEINNK, from the coding sequence ATGCCACACAAAACAACAATTTTAAAATATATTAAATTCTTACCAATTATAGCTTTTCTTTTAATAAGCTCACAAACGTTACACGCACAGAAAGTGAAAATAGATGGTGTAGCAGTTGTTGTTGGTAAAAATATTGTTTTAGATTCCGACATTGCCAAATTTAAACAAGAAGTAGAACTTAGAAGCGAAGGAAAAATTACATTTACAGATTGTGAAATGTTAGAGGAGTTGATGCAGCAAAAGCTATTATCTCATCATGCAGTAATTGATAGTGTTACAGTTTCAGATGCAGAAGTAAATGCAAAAGTAGATAGAAGTATACAATATTTTACACAGCAACTTGGATCCATAGATAAAGTTATAAAATCTTATGGTTTTAATGATTTAGATGATTTAAAAGGAGAATTATACAACGTACAAAAAGAGAATGCATTAATAGAAAAAGAACAATTAAATATAACAGAAAAAGTAGATGTAACTCCAGAAGAAGTTCGTTTGTATTATAATGGCTTAAAAGATGCTGGAGAATTACCAGAATTTACAGCAGAGATAGAATTGGCTCAAATTGTATTAAATGCGGAACCAACGAAAGAAGAAGTAGATAGAGTTATTGCATCGTTAAATGCAATTAAAAAAGAAATACAAGATGGCGCAAGTTTTAAAATGAAAGCCGTTATTAATTCTGAAGACCCTGGAGTTGTACAAAATGGAGGTAGATACCCAATCACAAAAGAATCTAACTTTATTAAAGAATTTAAAGAAATGGCATTTAGTTTAGAAGTTGGCGAAATTTCGGAGCCTTTTAAATCTAATTTTGGTTATCACTTAATGCAATTACACGAAATTAAAGGAAATACTAGAGTTGCTTCACATATTTTAATGAAACCTTTAATACCAGATAGTAAGTTAAAAGAAACTCAAGATAAATTAGAAGAAATTAAGCAAGAGATTAAAGATGGTAAAATTAGTTTCGAAGATGCTGTTAAAAAATATTCCGAAGACAAAGATTCTAAAAATAATGGAGGTCTTATTTTAAATCCATATACAGGAGAATCTAAATTCGATTTAACAAGAATGGATCCTGCATTTTATGCAAGAGTTAACGATTTAAAAACAGGAGAAATTACCGATGTTTTTTATGATGAGTCTGGAAATGGAGAAAAAATGTATAAGTTTATCTTAATGAAAGAAAGAACAGATACGCATACTGCAGATATTGTAAATGATTATGTAAAAATACAAGATTTAGCTTTAAAGAAAAAGAAGGAAGAAATTATAGAGAAATGGTCTAAAGATAAAATTAAAGATACTTATATTAAAATTTCGGAAGATCATGCTAAATGTAAGTTTAAAAAGAATTGGAAAAAAGAAATAAATAATAAGTAA